A stretch of Deltaproteobacteria bacterium DNA encodes these proteins:
- a CDS encoding N-acetyl-gamma-glutamyl-phosphate reductase, translating into MRVGIVGATGYTGEELLRILSHHPDVEIIKATSQSLAGKKISAIFPDLKIDLAFEPLQDDPISRNGLFVFSCLPHKEAMSHIPLWIKNGLKVVDLSADFRFNDVSIYEKWYQKHSTPDLLKKSVYGLPEFHREEIRNASLVGNPGCYPTGALLGILPLLKEGIVSPDGIVIDSKSGMSGAGRKTVEEKLKFEANESVHAYNIGKHRHTPEIEQELSLAAKKPVSVVFTPHLIPMHRGILSTIYLKPTSKTDTQKILKAFQSYYQNEPFVKVLPEGYFPKTKEVTGTNACHIGALHHSPTGQIIVVTAIDNLIKGASGQAVQNMNLMCGLEETIGLT; encoded by the coding sequence ATCCGTGTCGGAATCGTCGGAGCGACCGGATATACCGGGGAGGAGCTCCTGCGGATCCTCTCCCATCATCCGGATGTTGAGATTATCAAGGCGACCTCGCAGAGTCTTGCGGGGAAAAAGATCTCTGCTATTTTCCCCGACCTAAAAATCGACCTTGCCTTCGAACCGCTTCAGGATGACCCGATCAGCCGCAATGGTCTTTTCGTTTTTAGTTGCCTCCCCCACAAAGAGGCGATGAGCCACATCCCACTCTGGATTAAAAACGGTCTCAAGGTTGTCGACCTCTCCGCCGACTTTCGATTTAACGATGTTTCCATTTATGAAAAATGGTACCAAAAACATTCCACTCCCGACTTGCTTAAGAAATCTGTGTACGGACTCCCGGAGTTCCATCGGGAGGAGATTCGCAACGCCTCCCTTGTTGGCAATCCCGGTTGCTATCCAACGGGAGCCCTTTTGGGCATTCTTCCCCTCCTGAAGGAAGGGATCGTCAGCCCGGATGGCATTGTGATCGACTCTAAATCGGGGATGAGTGGCGCGGGCAGAAAAACGGTTGAGGAAAAACTAAAATTTGAGGCGAATGAGTCGGTCCATGCCTATAACATTGGAAAACATCGCCACACACCAGAAATCGAGCAGGAACTCTCTCTCGCCGCCAAAAAACCTGTTTCAGTTGTTTTTACCCCGCATCTCATCCCGATGCATCGGGGAATTCTTTCCACCATTTATCTCAAACCAACGAGCAAAACGGATACCCAAAAGATCCTGAAGGCCTTCCAATCCTATTATCAAAACGAGCCGTTTGTGAAGGTTCTCCCGGAAGGTTATTTTCCAAAAACCAAAGAGGTGACCGGAACGAATGCCTGCCACATCGGCGCCCTTCATCATTCCCCAACGGGCCAGATCATTGTGGTCACCGCCATCGATAACCTTATCAAAGGGGCGTCGGGTCAGGCGGTGCAAAATATGAATTTGATGTGCGGGCTTGAGGAGACAATCGGGTTAACTTAA
- the rpsI gene encoding 30S ribosomal protein S9, producing MVTARAPKHFSAVGKRKTSIARIFLKPGEGKIAVNDRELPNYFGRETLRMIVNQPFEVTGTAGKFDVQANLNGGGPSGQAEALRHAISRALLFVNADYRKPLRRAGLLTRDAREVERKKYGHRGARRRPQYSKR from the coding sequence ATGGTCACGGCAAGGGCCCCGAAACATTTCAGCGCTGTCGGAAAAAGAAAAACCTCTATTGCAAGAATATTCCTAAAACCTGGTGAGGGGAAGATCGCCGTGAATGATCGCGAGCTCCCGAACTATTTCGGGCGAGAAACACTGCGCATGATTGTCAACCAGCCCTTTGAAGTGACGGGGACGGCCGGAAAATTCGACGTACAGGCAAACCTGAACGGTGGCGGACCCTCCGGTCAGGCCGAGGCACTCCGGCATGCGATCTCTCGCGCCCTGCTGTTCGTCAACGCAGACTATCGTAAACCGCTCCGTCGAGCCGGGCTTCTCACGCGGGATGCCCGTGAGGTTGAGCGGAAGAAGTATGGCCATCGGGGTGCCCGTCGCAGACCACAGTATTCCAAGAGATAA
- the rplM gene encoding 50S ribosomal protein L13 — MQKTTLTKKEEVTRNWVLIDLANKELGRAATRIANLLRGKHKVTYTPHQDTGDFVIAINAASVKLTGNKEKDKVYYHHTGYIGGIKGITAGELRRKNPAKMIEKAVSGMLPHNKTRKHLLKKLHVYAGSEHPHLAQQPKPLEI; from the coding sequence ATGCAAAAGACCACCTTGACTAAAAAGGAAGAGGTTACAAGAAATTGGGTTCTGATCGATCTGGCCAACAAAGAGCTCGGCCGTGCCGCAACGAGGATCGCCAACCTCCTCCGTGGCAAACACAAGGTGACCTATACACCGCATCAGGACACAGGTGACTTTGTAATCGCGATCAATGCCGCCTCTGTCAAACTGACCGGGAACAAGGAAAAGGACAAGGTTTATTACCACCATACGGGCTATATTGGGGGTATCAAGGGGATCACGGCAGGGGAGCTTCGCAGAAAGAATCCTGCCAAGATGATTGAGAAAGCCGTTTCGGGGATGCTTCCCCATAATAAAACCAGAAAACATCTACTTAAAAAATTGCATGTCTACGCCGGTTCGGAACATCCTCACCTGGCACAACAACCAAAACCTCTGGAGATTTAA
- a CDS encoding (Fe-S)-binding protein, which translates to MFPLTTGLLLIVALGLFGTTLYRWGTIFRKAKPDSRWNDFRRRFWNLLTIAFAQTKMIRGDFRAGLMHAIIFWGFLVIALRTILLFGIGFEADFGRSFLESVAGRFYILSLPVVEGLVLLAVGYAAYRRWFVKPGRLTLSAEGLIILVAIALLMVSDFAIDGTTGALQTAAYFFHIILVLAFLNYLPYGKHFHILTFLPNVFFMRTTPLGQLRNLNLEDPNATSFGMGKLEDLTWKDMLDVATCTECGRCSSVCPATNTGKILSPKQLNIDERRELRKGPEGPEGEKFLSPHLIDPEVFWSCTTCRACEEACPVGIEFVDRIVGTRRHMVLTQGVMPTEVQNTFRNMETHSNPWGLAADDRAEWCKGLGVKIFAEKPDAEYLYFVGCAGSFDDRNKRIATAFVKILQKAHVDFAILGKEECCTGDPARRIGNEYLFQTLAKQNIEMMNRYKVKKILTACPHCFNTLGNEYPQFGGNYEVIHHTDFVYQLIREGRVRPVSPLPQRVTYHDSCYLGRYNGVYDAPREILKSIPGAEVVEAPLSRSNGRCCGAGGGRMWMEERVGKRVNHQRLEDLQEASPHVIASACPFCITMLRDATRDKHLEEQVQTRDVIELVAEAMG; encoded by the coding sequence ATGTTTCCTCTGACGACCGGTCTCCTCTTAATCGTTGCGCTGGGCCTTTTCGGCACGACCCTCTATCGGTGGGGTACGATTTTTCGCAAAGCGAAACCGGATTCTCGATGGAACGATTTCAGGAGACGTTTCTGGAATCTCCTGACGATTGCCTTTGCCCAAACCAAGATGATCCGTGGGGATTTCAGGGCAGGGCTCATGCATGCCATTATCTTTTGGGGATTTTTAGTCATAGCGCTTCGGACAATCCTGCTTTTTGGAATCGGGTTTGAGGCCGACTTCGGGCGATCGTTTCTGGAATCAGTGGCCGGGCGGTTTTATATTCTCTCTCTCCCTGTTGTTGAAGGGCTTGTGTTGCTGGCGGTCGGTTATGCGGCCTATCGGAGATGGTTTGTTAAACCGGGGCGTCTGACTCTTTCTGCGGAGGGGCTCATTATCCTCGTCGCGATTGCGTTACTCATGGTCAGTGATTTTGCCATTGATGGGACAACGGGTGCCCTGCAGACGGCGGCCTATTTTTTTCATATTATCCTGGTCCTCGCCTTCTTGAACTATCTCCCGTATGGCAAGCATTTTCATATCCTGACCTTCCTCCCGAATGTCTTTTTCATGAGGACAACGCCTCTGGGTCAGCTTAGAAATCTTAATCTCGAGGATCCGAATGCGACCTCTTTTGGGATGGGCAAGCTTGAGGATCTCACCTGGAAAGATATGTTGGATGTCGCGACCTGTACGGAGTGTGGACGGTGTTCCTCAGTTTGTCCTGCGACCAACACGGGAAAGATTCTCAGTCCCAAGCAGCTTAATATTGATGAGAGGAGGGAATTAAGGAAGGGACCTGAGGGGCCGGAAGGAGAAAAATTTCTCTCGCCCCATCTTATTGATCCTGAGGTTTTCTGGTCCTGCACCACCTGCCGGGCCTGTGAAGAGGCCTGTCCGGTCGGGATTGAGTTTGTTGATCGAATTGTTGGGACGCGTCGGCACATGGTTCTCACTCAGGGAGTCATGCCGACCGAGGTTCAGAATACGTTCAGAAATATGGAGACTCATTCGAACCCCTGGGGCTTGGCGGCCGATGATCGTGCGGAATGGTGCAAGGGTCTTGGTGTCAAAATATTTGCCGAGAAGCCGGATGCCGAGTATCTCTATTTTGTCGGCTGTGCCGGCTCTTTTGATGATCGGAACAAACGGATTGCCACCGCCTTTGTTAAAATTTTGCAGAAGGCACATGTTGACTTCGCAATTTTAGGAAAGGAGGAGTGTTGTACCGGGGATCCGGCCCGCCGGATCGGCAATGAGTACCTCTTTCAGACGCTGGCCAAACAAAACATTGAGATGATGAACCGATACAAGGTGAAGAAGATCCTGACGGCCTGTCCCCACTGTTTCAACACCCTTGGAAATGAATACCCGCAGTTCGGTGGAAATTATGAAGTGATCCATCACACCGATTTTGTCTATCAGTTGATTCGTGAGGGGAGGGTCCGGCCGGTCTCACCGCTTCCTCAACGAGTCACCTACCACGACTCCTGCTATCTGGGGCGTTACAATGGGGTTTACGACGCCCCTCGTGAGATTTTGAAATCAATTCCCGGCGCTGAAGTTGTCGAGGCGCCTCTCTCCCGCTCCAATGGCCGATGTTGTGGTGCCGGAGGTGGTCGGATGTGGATGGAAGAGAGGGTCGGCAAGCGTGTCAATCACCAGCGCTTAGAGGATCTTCAAGAGGCGAGTCCCCATGTTATTGCGAGCGCCTGTCCTTTCTGTATCACGATGCTTCGGGATGCGACGAGAGACAAGCATCTTGAAGAGCAGGTTCAGACCAGGGATGTGATTGAATTAGTTGCAGAGGCGATGGGCTAG
- a CDS encoding winged helix-turn-helix transcriptional regulator, with amino-acid sequence MRTLSNETLDQVATFLRSLGEPTRLKILRFLHDGEKTVSEIIQETGASQSNVSKHLGILTTAHILASRKEGTSIYYKIADFNITAICDTVCRSIAERIRQARTTLKNIEKGVA; translated from the coding sequence GTGAGAACGCTTTCGAATGAGACCCTCGATCAAGTCGCCACTTTTTTAAGGAGCCTGGGGGAACCGACACGACTGAAAATCTTGCGGTTTCTCCACGACGGCGAAAAGACCGTCTCCGAGATCATCCAGGAGACCGGGGCGAGTCAGTCGAATGTCTCAAAACATTTGGGAATCCTGACCACCGCGCACATCTTGGCTTCCAGGAAGGAAGGGACATCCATCTATTACAAGATCGCAGATTTCAACATTACCGCCATTTGCGACACTGTCTGCCGAAGCATTGCCGAAAGAATCAGGCAGGCAAGAACCACACTGAAGAACATTGAAAAGGGAGTCGCTTAA
- a CDS encoding PTS sugar transporter subunit IIA: protein MDLSVRDLVRLFQVSEKTIYRWIKEKELPTYKVHDQYRFSRSTLLEWARSQRIAIPPEAFQEEFERGEVSLSQAIVQGGIHYQVSGKTREEVICSIARLPKLPLGLTAEDLASLLLARESLSSTGIGQGIAIPHVKDPIVLPIKVPSVSVCFLEKPINFEAIDGAPVHTFFLLLSPTIRDHLRLLSKIAFIIHDPVVLGMMIQRESQERLLTKINAVEANLPKEPKR, encoded by the coding sequence ATGGATCTGAGTGTGCGAGATCTGGTGCGACTCTTTCAGGTCTCCGAAAAGACAATTTACCGCTGGATCAAGGAGAAGGAGCTTCCGACCTACAAGGTCCACGATCAGTATCGCTTTAGTCGTTCCACACTTTTGGAATGGGCGCGAAGCCAACGGATCGCGATTCCACCGGAGGCGTTTCAGGAGGAATTCGAGCGGGGTGAGGTGTCGCTTTCTCAAGCAATCGTCCAGGGTGGAATCCACTATCAGGTGTCGGGCAAGACCCGGGAAGAGGTGATTTGTTCGATCGCCCGTCTCCCCAAACTCCCCTTGGGATTGACCGCGGAGGATTTGGCATCGCTTCTGCTTGCTCGGGAGAGTCTCTCGTCGACCGGGATCGGCCAAGGCATTGCAATCCCTCATGTGAAAGACCCGATTGTCTTGCCGATCAAAGTGCCGTCGGTCTCCGTCTGTTTTTTGGAGAAACCGATCAATTTTGAGGCGATTGATGGGGCGCCTGTCCATACCTTTTTTCTCCTCCTCTCCCCAACGATCCGGGATCACCTAAGACTTTTATCCAAGATAGCCTTTATTATCCACGATCCGGTTGTTCTGGGAATGATGATTCAGCGAGAGTCACAGGAGAGGCTTCTCACAAAAATCAACGCGGTGGAGGCGAATCTTCCGAAGGAGCCGAAACGATGA
- a CDS encoding hydrogenase, giving the protein MTLFLVAVGLLLCASVFSFAAGGKTVRKFFGCAGVFAGSMIGLIFSLRALVRGESETISLGSPLPALTLALGIDPLSAYFLVAVFGLSLLAALYAWGYLEDQESLLPSLPFFPLLVASMATVVAVRDGFFFLIVWEVMSLASFFLVTAEHGLRGARHAGWIYLIATHLATAFLMAFFILLCKKTGSFAFDSFVDRAFPSPFFTSLLFFFALIGFGTKAGIFPFHVWLPHAHSAAPSYISALMSGVMIKTGIYGLLRVLTFLGTPPVWWGSVLILLGLFSAFLGILHALVQKDLKRLLAYSSIENIGIIMVGMGLGVIGMAEKNSLIMLLGFGGALFHVWNHALFKGLLFFGAGSVIHATHSRILERLGGLLKKMPVTGTTFFMGAVALCGLPPLNGFVSEWLIYWGGFHGLSTLSHLPFFLSVAAVIGIAFAGGLAIVCFSKAFGVVFLGEPRGTKINEVQEATLSERIAMGMLALLCGILGLFSNLIWPLIEQTTATLDPLILDPAHEVVVPLLSLSRIFILLLGLFLILWVIRALIFRTRAVRKSVTWDCGFALPSARMQYTGASLVEPLMNFFKPILRVETRCERPRGLFPKETCFEQQVEDLAEHGIFRPLFQKISDLFSALRALQGSHVQNYLVLIFGALIFLILWEVWFGI; this is encoded by the coding sequence ATGACTTTATTTCTGGTCGCCGTCGGTCTTCTGCTCTGTGCCTCGGTTTTCTCCTTTGCTGCGGGGGGAAAAACGGTGCGGAAGTTCTTTGGGTGTGCGGGTGTCTTTGCTGGATCGATGATCGGCCTGATCTTCTCCCTGCGGGCCCTCGTCCGGGGAGAATCGGAAACGATCAGCCTGGGGTCACCTCTTCCGGCGCTGACGCTCGCTTTAGGCATTGATCCCTTAAGCGCCTATTTTCTCGTTGCTGTTTTTGGGCTTTCGCTTCTCGCTGCACTTTATGCCTGGGGGTATCTCGAGGACCAGGAATCTTTACTGCCGAGTCTCCCGTTTTTTCCGCTTCTGGTTGCCTCAATGGCAACCGTCGTGGCGGTCCGCGATGGATTTTTTTTCCTCATTGTTTGGGAAGTGATGTCTCTTGCCTCTTTCTTTCTTGTCACGGCCGAGCATGGTCTGCGTGGGGCCCGCCATGCGGGATGGATCTATTTGATTGCCACTCACCTGGCGACCGCCTTTCTGATGGCGTTTTTCATCCTTCTCTGTAAAAAGACGGGATCGTTTGCCTTCGACAGTTTTGTCGATCGTGCTTTTCCTTCCCCCTTCTTCACCAGCCTCCTTTTTTTCTTTGCCTTGATCGGTTTTGGTACGAAGGCGGGAATTTTTCCCTTTCACGTCTGGCTCCCGCATGCTCATTCGGCGGCACCCAGTTACATCTCCGCTCTGATGTCCGGTGTCATGATCAAGACGGGGATCTATGGGCTCTTAAGAGTCTTGACTTTCCTTGGGACTCCGCCGGTCTGGTGGGGAAGTGTCTTGATCCTGCTCGGACTCTTCTCCGCTTTTCTCGGTATCCTCCATGCCTTGGTGCAAAAGGATCTGAAGCGCTTGCTAGCCTACTCCAGCATTGAGAACATTGGGATCATCATGGTCGGGATGGGACTCGGAGTCATCGGTATGGCCGAAAAGAATTCACTGATCATGCTTCTCGGTTTCGGTGGGGCCCTGTTCCACGTCTGGAATCATGCCCTTTTCAAGGGACTCCTTTTTTTTGGGGCAGGAAGTGTTATCCACGCTACCCACTCACGAATCCTTGAACGGTTGGGCGGACTCTTGAAAAAAATGCCGGTGACGGGCACCACTTTTTTCATGGGGGCTGTGGCTCTCTGCGGTCTTCCACCCCTCAATGGTTTTGTGAGTGAATGGTTGATTTATTGGGGGGGCTTTCATGGGCTTTCAACGCTCTCTCACCTGCCATTCTTTTTATCGGTTGCCGCCGTTATTGGGATCGCCTTTGCGGGAGGATTGGCCATCGTCTGTTTTTCGAAGGCCTTTGGTGTTGTTTTTTTGGGGGAACCGAGGGGGACAAAAATTAATGAGGTTCAAGAAGCGACCCTCTCTGAAAGAATCGCCATGGGGATGTTGGCCCTCCTCTGTGGCATTTTGGGGCTCTTTTCCAACCTCATCTGGCCGCTTATTGAGCAGACCACGGCAACCCTTGATCCCCTGATTCTCGACCCAGCCCATGAGGTTGTCGTGCCTCTCCTCTCCCTCAGCAGAATTTTTATCCTCCTTCTTGGTCTTTTCCTGATTCTTTGGGTGATTCGTGCCTTGATTTTCCGGACGAGGGCTGTTCGCAAATCGGTCACGTGGGATTGCGGTTTTGCCCTTCCCTCTGCTCGAATGCAGTACACCGGTGCCTCCCTGGTTGAGCCGCTGATGAACTTTTTCAAACCGATTTTGAGAGTTGAGACACGTTGTGAGAGGCCGAGAGGACTTTTTCCAAAAGAGACCTGTTTTGAACAACAGGTTGAGGACCTTGCGGAGCATGGGATCTTTCGTCCGTTGTTTCAAAAGATTTCCGATCTCTTTTCGGCCTTGAGGGCACTTCAGGGCAGTCATGTTCAAAATTATCTTGTCCTGATTTTTGGCGCCCTGATTTTTTTGATCCTGTGGGAGGTCTGGTTTGGAATCTGA
- a CDS encoding NADH-quinone oxidoreductase subunit H: MTPLLILTGTPPFFLGVIAKTKAFFAGRKGPPLLQAYYDLAKLLRKGAVVSRSASWLLRIAPVAILASLLVAGLLLPIVGEAPLHFEGDLILFAYLLAVGRFFTILAAQDVGSSFEGMGASREAAFGALSELSFFLGLLVLSILHGTVSLNGLFEATSSRLLVAPVIFLLFGTFFFTLLTENSRMPIDDPTTHLELTMIHEVMILDYSGPDLGLILYGASVKLFLFMVFVSQILWPPVGYLGPLAIGALLLKVTGVAIGIGVVEAAVARLRLIKIPQLLIANFVVTALALLVMLFGKGIG, from the coding sequence ATCACCCCTCTTCTGATCTTAACGGGGACCCCTCCATTCTTCCTGGGGGTGATTGCGAAGACGAAGGCGTTTTTTGCAGGACGGAAAGGACCCCCTCTCTTGCAGGCGTATTATGATCTTGCAAAACTCCTTCGGAAGGGGGCCGTTGTGAGCCGGAGTGCCTCTTGGCTCCTCCGTATCGCCCCCGTGGCAATCCTTGCCTCCCTTCTGGTTGCGGGACTTCTTCTCCCGATCGTGGGAGAGGCACCTCTTCACTTCGAAGGAGATCTGATTCTTTTTGCCTATCTGCTTGCGGTTGGTCGTTTCTTTACGATCCTGGCGGCGCAGGATGTTGGTTCAAGCTTTGAAGGGATGGGGGCCAGTCGCGAGGCGGCCTTTGGGGCGTTGTCGGAACTCTCCTTCTTTTTGGGACTCCTCGTCTTGTCGATCTTGCACGGGACGGTTTCCTTAAATGGCCTCTTTGAGGCAACCTCCTCCCGCCTCCTGGTGGCCCCGGTGATCTTTCTCCTTTTCGGGACTTTTTTTTTCACCCTCTTGACGGAAAATTCCAGGATGCCGATCGATGATCCGACGACCCATCTGGAACTCACAATGATTCACGAGGTCATGATTTTGGATTACTCGGGACCAGACCTGGGGCTGATTCTCTACGGCGCTTCGGTGAAGCTCTTCCTCTTTATGGTTTTTGTATCCCAGATCCTTTGGCCTCCTGTCGGCTATCTTGGCCCTTTAGCGATCGGCGCGCTCCTTCTTAAGGTGACGGGTGTGGCGATTGGAATCGGTGTTGTCGAGGCAGCGGTTGCGCGTCTTCGATTGATAAAGATTCCACAACTTCTCATCGCCAATTTTGTCGTTACTGCTCTGGCCCTGCTCGTGATGCTTTTTGGAAAGGGGATCGGATGA
- a CDS encoding hydrogenase: protein MNWILIGVLLSAFFILGISRLSACIRAVAFQGALLSVLPIFVKGWNDPHALFLFGGTLIIKAMVIPSLLFRSIREATIREEAEPIVSLHLSLLGGGGIMVAAFSSLNALPHLAPPFSPLFIPAALSIVLIGLFLLISRTKAISQVIGFLVLDNGIFLFGMTLVAEFPMTVELGVLLDLLVGVFVMGIMIYHINRTFDHIDTGALATLRDTE, encoded by the coding sequence ATGAACTGGATCTTGATTGGGGTTCTCCTCTCCGCCTTTTTTATTCTCGGCATCTCCCGACTTTCGGCCTGCATCCGCGCCGTTGCGTTTCAAGGGGCCTTGCTTTCGGTTCTTCCGATCTTTGTGAAGGGGTGGAACGACCCTCATGCCCTTTTTCTCTTCGGTGGAACCCTCATCATCAAGGCGATGGTGATTCCATCCCTTCTCTTCCGTTCCATCCGCGAGGCGACCATCCGTGAGGAGGCGGAGCCGATCGTCAGTCTCCACCTTTCTCTTTTGGGGGGAGGGGGAATCATGGTGGCCGCCTTTTCAAGCCTGAACGCCCTCCCGCATCTTGCCCCCCCTTTTTCGCCCCTTTTTATTCCTGCAGCGCTCTCGATTGTCCTGATCGGTCTCTTCCTCCTCATCTCGCGAACCAAGGCGATCAGCCAGGTGATCGGGTTCCTCGTGCTGGACAACGGGATTTTTCTCTTCGGGATGACGCTCGTTGCCGAGTTTCCGATGACCGTCGAGCTGGGGGTTCTCCTGGATCTCCTGGTGGGGGTCTTCGTGATGGGGATTATGATTTATCACATCAACCGGACGTTCGACCATATTGATACGGGGGCCTTGGCGACCCTGAGGGATACCGAATGA
- a CDS encoding NADH dehydrogenase FAD-containing subunit — translation MIAISLVSIPVFLGFGILFFRKEEQRRLRRRILLGGAVFHLVGTAALHLSEPQALGELFITVDSLGLLFLSITSLLFFLVALYAQGYFHHEHEVPREGVSHLFVPCMFFFLAAMTLVTVTSHIGLLWVAIEATTLASAPLIYYHRHHQALEAAWKYLLICSVGIALAFLGIFFTAVAAKGTGIHLFVSSLSAQAGSMDPRWLRIGFLLVLVGFGTKVGLAPLHNWLPDAHSEAPSPVSALLSGALLNCAFLGILRFYQILIAAGLAEFAQKLLILLGLISLFVAALFISGQRDYKRMLAYSSIEHMGILALAVGIGADFAGLLHAVNHSLTKALLFLVAGQILILYRTKIASDVHGLLKTIPPTGFLWVFGGLAIIGTPPFSLFVSEFLILKAGLARGHFVAMGLYLLFLGIIFVSFSRILFAMVQGDRRELPVKTVPWSMLFSPAFLAAFVLLFGLYLPQPVVVILREAARLIRGVS, via the coding sequence ATGATTGCCATTTCATTGGTCAGCATTCCGGTATTTTTGGGGTTTGGGATCCTCTTTTTTAGAAAAGAGGAACAGAGGAGGCTTCGCCGTCGAATACTTCTGGGAGGGGCGGTCTTTCATCTCGTCGGCACCGCCGCCCTTCATCTTTCAGAACCTCAAGCGTTGGGGGAGCTGTTTATCACCGTCGATTCACTCGGTCTCCTTTTCCTGTCGATCACGAGTCTTCTTTTTTTTCTCGTTGCCCTTTATGCCCAAGGCTATTTTCATCATGAGCATGAAGTGCCACGAGAGGGTGTAAGTCATCTCTTTGTTCCGTGCATGTTCTTCTTTCTGGCAGCGATGACGCTTGTGACTGTGACCTCACACATAGGCCTCTTGTGGGTTGCGATCGAGGCGACAACACTCGCCTCGGCACCGCTTATCTATTACCATCGTCACCACCAGGCCCTGGAGGCAGCCTGGAAGTATCTCCTCATCTGTTCCGTTGGTATTGCCCTGGCGTTCTTGGGGATCTTCTTTACGGCCGTCGCAGCGAAGGGGACGGGGATCCATCTCTTCGTCTCTTCACTCTCTGCCCAGGCAGGATCCATGGACCCTCGTTGGCTCCGGATCGGTTTTCTCCTGGTTCTCGTCGGATTCGGGACGAAGGTGGGGCTTGCCCCCTTGCACAACTGGCTCCCGGACGCCCATAGTGAGGCGCCGTCACCCGTCTCGGCCCTTCTCTCGGGGGCCCTCTTGAATTGTGCCTTCCTGGGGATCCTGCGCTTTTATCAAATCTTGATAGCCGCAGGGCTCGCGGAGTTTGCCCAAAAACTCCTTATCCTCCTGGGTCTCATTTCACTTTTTGTTGCCGCCCTCTTCATCAGCGGTCAGCGTGATTACAAGCGGATGCTCGCCTACTCCAGCATCGAGCATATGGGGATCCTCGCCCTTGCGGTTGGGATCGGGGCCGATTTTGCGGGTCTCCTCCATGCGGTCAATCATTCTCTGACAAAGGCGCTTTTGTTTCTGGTTGCGGGACAGATCCTCATTCTCTATCGGACAAAGATTGCCTCCGATGTTCATGGTCTTCTGAAAACAATCCCGCCTACCGGCTTCCTTTGGGTCTTCGGCGGGTTGGCGATTATCGGAACACCCCCGTTCAGTCTCTTCGTGAGTGAATTCTTGATCCTCAAGGCCGGCCTTGCCCGAGGGCATTTTGTCGCTATGGGCCTCTACCTTCTCTTTTTGGGAATTATCTTTGTCTCCTTCTCGAGGATTCTCTTCGCCATGGTTCAAGGGGATCGACGGGAACTGCCTGTTAAAACCGTTCCTTGGTCGATGCTCTTTTCGCCGGCGTTTCTCGCCGCCTTCGTGCTCCTTTTTGGTCTCTATCTTCCGCAACCGGTCGTCGTGATTCTCAGGGAAGCGGCCCGTCTTATTCGGGGTGTCTCATGA